The genomic region GGGCTGGCGCAGCGCTTCGTGTGTGTCATTCCCCGGAATTCCCGGATGAACCTCAGCAAAGCGTGGCAGGAAAGGATTTTCAGCTGGCGGCAACAACGGAACCACGGCAAGGAGAAAACCGATGGCAACAGAGCGAATCGTCATTGACCCGATAACCAGGATCGAGGGGCACCTGAGGATAGAGCTTGAGGCCGCGGATGGCAGGATCAGCAACGCCTGGGCCTGCGCCACCCAGTTTCGCGGCATCGAAAAGATCCTCGAAGGGCGGGACCCGCGCGACGCCTGGGCCTTCGCGCAGCGCATCTGCGGCGTCTGCACTGGCGTCCACGCCATCGCCTCGATCAGGGCGGTCGAGGACGCCATCAAATGCCGTATTCCCGAGTCGGCCGAACTGATCCGGAACCTGGTCTCGGGGATGGCGACCCTGCAGGACCACGTGATGCACTTCTACCACCTGCACGCGCTGGACTGGGTGGACGTGATGAGCGCCCTGTCCGCCGATCCCGCCGCAACCTCACGCCTGGCCGCAACCATCTCCCCCTGGCCCAACAACTCCGCCACCTGGTTCAAGGAGGTGCAGCAGCGGGTCGCGACTTCGGCCAAAGGCGGGCTCGGGATCTTCGCTTCCGGCTACTGGGGGCACCCGGCCTACCGGCTCCCTCCCGAGGCGAACCTGATGGCGGTCGCCCACTACCTGGAGGCGCTCAAGTGGCAGCGCGAGATCATCCAGCTCCACACAATCTTCGCGGGGAAAAATCCGCATCCCAACTACCTGGTGGGGGGGATGGCGACCTCGATAAATCTGGACAATCAGCTCACCATCAACAAGGTGCGGCTGGACCAGTTGGGGGAGCTGATCAGGGAGGCGCGCCGCTTCGTGGACGAGGTGTACTACCCTGACGTAATGGCCATCGCCGGCTTCTACCCCGAATACGCCTCCATCGGCGTTTCCTCCCCCACCATGATGGCGGTCGGGGAGAGCGCCTTTTCCTGTTCCGGCACGCCGGCGGGGAAGCCGGTCGCAGCCGGGCTCCTCATGGACGGCGATTACCGCACGCCACGCCCCTTCAATCCGAGGATGGTAGCCGAATTCGTCTCCTCAGCCTGGTACCTCTACCCCGAGGGGGACCGGCAGGGGCTGCACCCGTGGCAGGGAAGGACGGACCCGAACTACACTGGTCCGAAGCCCCCCTACCGTCAGCTGTCCGACCAGGAGAAGTACACCTGGTGCAAGGCGCCCCGCTACGACGGACGCCCCGTGCAGGTCGGCCCCAACGCGAGGATCATGCTGGCCTATGCGCAGGGGCACCCTGAAACCGTACAGCTGGCGAACCGCGACCTGGGTCAGCTCAAAGCCGGGGTGGAGGCGCTCAATTCCACGCTAGGGCGCACCTACTGCCGGGCGCTCGAATCGGTCATCCTCGCCAAACGGATGGAAGAGTGGTTCGCCGCCCTGAATGAGCGGGTCCGGTCGGGTGACGTCTCCACATTCAACGCGGACTTCTGGGAGCCGGAGAGCTGGCCCAAGCAGGCGCAGGGGATGGGATACCTGGAGGCCGCGCGCGGGACGCTGTCGCACTGGGTGGAGATAGAGAACGGCCGCATCTCCCGCTACCAGTGCGTGGTGCCGAGCACCTGGAACAGCTCGGGACGCGACCCCAACGGCCTGATGGGACCTTACGAACAGGCGCTGGCCGGAGACAAGAAGCATCCGCTGGTAGACCCCAAGCGCCCGGTCGAGGTGTTGCGGACCATACACTCCTTTGACCCGTGCCTGTCCTGCGCCGTGCACATGCTGCTACCGGACGGTTCGGGGCTCGAGGTGAAAGTGCGATGAAGATCTTCGACATCCCCGAGGACGAACTCCGCATCGAGCTGGCTGATCCGGCTCCCTTCGGCGGCGGCAAAAGGAGCGAGCTGATGCTTCTGGCGGCGTTAGGCG from Citrifermentans bremense harbors:
- a CDS encoding nickel-dependent hydrogenase large subunit, giving the protein MATERIVIDPITRIEGHLRIELEAADGRISNAWACATQFRGIEKILEGRDPRDAWAFAQRICGVCTGVHAIASIRAVEDAIKCRIPESAELIRNLVSGMATLQDHVMHFYHLHALDWVDVMSALSADPAATSRLAATISPWPNNSATWFKEVQQRVATSAKGGLGIFASGYWGHPAYRLPPEANLMAVAHYLEALKWQREIIQLHTIFAGKNPHPNYLVGGMATSINLDNQLTINKVRLDQLGELIREARRFVDEVYYPDVMAIAGFYPEYASIGVSSPTMMAVGESAFSCSGTPAGKPVAAGLLMDGDYRTPRPFNPRMVAEFVSSAWYLYPEGDRQGLHPWQGRTDPNYTGPKPPYRQLSDQEKYTWCKAPRYDGRPVQVGPNARIMLAYAQGHPETVQLANRDLGQLKAGVEALNSTLGRTYCRALESVILAKRMEEWFAALNERVRSGDVSTFNADFWEPESWPKQAQGMGYLEAARGTLSHWVEIENGRISRYQCVVPSTWNSSGRDPNGLMGPYEQALAGDKKHPLVDPKRPVEVLRTIHSFDPCLSCAVHMLLPDGSGLEVKVR